The proteins below come from a single Strix uralensis isolate ZFMK-TIS-50842 chromosome 8, bStrUra1, whole genome shotgun sequence genomic window:
- the FNDC7 gene encoding fibronectin type III domain-containing protein 7 isoform X2 gives MCGAKSKSLIFIGLLFNCLETIFSANTGFSLSVYDVTSRSIYLRWPKFSGASSYRVTATAVNTVGHPLLAHFSDVTLKGTLTSLIPNTVYAIQAEAIDKNGIILAETQIMQSTAPDIPVIDQAYSKLSNSITVEWRAVRGATSYLLTAQNGDSFTETVVANSPGTVTGLKPATLYRITIRSINSGGKSQPSPFRKAKTVLAAPILSVSSPSCDSIAVSWKAVYMAAGFSVSLMRSDGLGRMLKENTTNTSLIFTNLDPGTLYTIKAYAWTVSGIPGDDFTYNQRTSPNAPADVQVAFNSGALRAIVSWMPAEGALTYSVTASSGLLKLKCNTSSASCMVPSLQCGSEYYVSVTAYNDAGSSKPTDAVSLKTIPCAPVNISIEEDESGHLLVSWSSVNFGHYYVVFVKSDDGLEVHCNTSHTQCHFQSDCGFTYFISVFAYNKAGQSPLGDVFNYTTAPCCPGDFQAVLVSSDTVQVSWAPARGAEVYETRAVGWRGTMLCNDSATACTLSALQCSTRYNIAVYSFSEARGSNTSCASKDVATAPCSPEIKNISKEAPSVISVHWQSNNEEATYIVTARGEAGFWHCTSSGNSCTLISLPCGSAFSVSAIARSPAGQSLPSYSVPLETAPCCPNDLILTQVTQSVTNISWSVGMGAQTYVTTLESPKGQAKCHTLQNYCLLGCITCGTNYTVSLKAISETGLTSTCTYQGYSSSACCPSGVKLYRLGNNGIRVYWRPSDEMISYNTDLHGSKGNFTCAPSSGLSHCDITEIPCGDIYTVVVSPVTDKGLKLTFCPRKIYSVTCSGSSVGMVIYRGKSNADQRI, from the exons gtttctcTCTGTCTGTATACGATGTGACATCAAGAAGCATTTATCTCAGATGGCCCAAGTTTTCAGGAGCCTCTTCTTACAGAGTCACCGCTACAGCTGTGAATACTGTAGGCCATCCATTACTGGCTCATTTTAGTGATGTTACACTTAAAGGAACTCTAACTTCATTAATTCCCAATACTGTTTATGCTATACAAGCAGAAGCCATTGACAAGAATGGAATTATTCTTGCAGAAACACAGATTATGCAGTCAACTG CTCCAGACATACCTGTTATTGACCAAGCTTATTCAAAACTTAGCAACAGTATCACAGTGGAATGGAGAGCGGTACGTGGGGCTACTAGTTATCTGCTGACCGCACAGAATGGAGATTCCTTCACTGAAACTGTAGTTGCAAATTCTCCGGGCACAGTGACGGGACTGAAACCTGCCACCTTGTATAGAATCACTATCAGATCTATTAATTCAGGAGGAAAAAGCCAGCCTTCAcctttcagaaaagcaaaaacag TCCTGGCTGCTCCAATTCTGTCTGTTAGTTCTCCAAGTTGTGACTCCATTGCAGTAAGCTGGAAAGCTGTGTATATGGCAGCTGGATTCTCTGTGTCCCTCATGAGATCCGATGGTTTGGGCAGAATGCTGAAGGAGAACACCACCAATACCTCCTTGATATTTACAAATCTAGATCCAGGAACTCTCTATACTATCAAGGCATATGCCTGGACTGTCAGTGGGATACCTGGAGATGATTTCACATATAACCAAAGAACAA GTCCTAATGCACCAGCGGATGTTCAAGTAGCTTTTAATAGTGGTGCTTTAAGAGCTATCGTTTCTTGGATGCCAGCAGAAGGAGCTCTAACTTACAGTGTGACAGCCTCCAGTGGACTCTTGAAACTGAAGTGTAACACATCTTCTGCCTCCTGCATGGTGCCATCACTCCAGTGCGGCTCTGAATATTATGTTTCTGTCACAGCATACAATGATGCTGGATCCAGTAAACCTACTGATGCAGTAAGCTTAAAAACTA ttccttgCGCACCAGTAAATATATCAATTGAAGAGGATGAATCTGGCCACTTGTTGGTGTCATGGTCTAGTGTAAATTTTGGTCATTATTATGTGGTTTTTGTGAAGAGTGATGATGGCTTGGAAGTGCACTGCAACACATCACATACCCAATGCCATTTCCAGTCGGACTGTGGCTTCACTTATTTCATTAGTGTCTTTGCATATAACAAGGCAGGGCAGAGTCCTTTAGGTGATGTATTCAATTACACCACTG CCCCTTGTTGCCCCGGTGACTTCCAGGCCGTGTTGGTATCCAGCGACACGGTGCAGGTGAGCTGGGCTCCAGCCCGAGGCGCTGAAGTGTACGAGACGAGGGCCGTGGGCTGGCGCGGCACGATGCTCTGCAACGACTCCGCCACGGCCTGCACCTTGTCAGCTCTGCAGTGCAGCACCCGCTACAACATCGCGGTTTATTCTTTCAGTGAGGCCAGGGGCAGCAACACATCATGTGCATCCAAGGATGTAGCAACAG ctccCTGCAgtcctgaaattaaaaatatctcaaagGAGGCTCCTTCTGTAATCAGTGTGCACTGGCAATCTAACAATGAAGAAGCTACATATATTGTCACTGCCAGAGGAGAGGCTGGATTTTGGCATTGCACAAGCTCTGGAAATTCTTGTACCCTAATTAGTCTTCCCTGTGGATCTGCTTTCTCTGTTAGTGCTATAGCAAGATCACCAGCAGGACAGAGCTTACCAAGCTACAGTGTCCCTTTAGAGACAG ctCCTTGTTGCCCTAATGACCTGATACTAACTCAAGTGACACAGTCTGTAACAAATATCAGCTGGTCTGTTGGGATGGGTGCACAGACATATGTAACAACACTGGAGTCTCCAAAAGGGCAGGCAAAGTGTCACACTCTTCAAAACTACTGTCTGCTGGGATGCATCACTTGTGGCACCAACTATACAGTCTCTCTGAAAGCAATCAGTGAAACTGGTTTGACATCCACTTGCACATACCAAGGATATTCTTCCA GTGCTTGCTGCCCTTCTGGGGTGAAGCTATATAGGCTCGGCAATAATGGCATCAGGGTATACTGGCGACCTTCTGATGAAATGATAAGCTACAATACTGATTTACATGGCTCAAAAGGCAATTTCACCTGTGCCCCTAGCTCAGGTCTCAGTCACTGCGATATCACTGAAATACCTTGTGGGGATATCTACACAGTGGTAGTATCACCAGTTACTGATAAGGGACTGAAGCTTACATTTTGTCctagaaaaatatattcag TAACCTGTTCTGGAAGCTCCGTTGGAATGG TGATTTATAGAGGAAAGAGCAATGCAGACCAACGTATCTAG
- the FNDC7 gene encoding fibronectin type III domain-containing protein 7 isoform X1, which yields MCGAKSKSLIFIGLLFNCLETIFSANTGFSLSVYDVTSRSIYLRWPKFSGASSYRVTATAVNTVGHPLLAHFSDVTLKGTLTSLIPNTVYAIQAEAIDKNGIILAETQIMQSTAPDIPVIDQAYSKLSNSITVEWRAVRGATSYLLTAQNGDSFTETVVANSPGTVTGLKPATLYRITIRSINSGGKSQPSPFRKAKTVLAAPILSVSSPSCDSIAVSWKAVYMAAGFSVSLMRSDGLGRMLKENTTNTSLIFTNLDPGTLYTIKAYAWTVSGIPGDDFTYNQRTSPNAPADVQVAFNSGALRAIVSWMPAEGALTYSVTASSGLLKLKCNTSSASCMVPSLQCGSEYYVSVTAYNDAGSSKPTDAVSLKTIPCAPVNISIEEDESGHLLVSWSSVNFGHYYVVFVKSDDGLEVHCNTSHTQCHFQSDCGFTYFISVFAYNKAGQSPLGDVFNYTTAPCCPGDFQAVLVSSDTVQVSWAPARGAEVYETRAVGWRGTMLCNDSATACTLSALQCSTRYNIAVYSFSEARGSNTSCASKDVATAPCSPEIKNISKEAPSVISVHWQSNNEEATYIVTARGEAGFWHCTSSGNSCTLISLPCGSAFSVSAIARSPAGQSLPSYSVPLETAPCCPNDLILTQVTQSVTNISWSVGMGAQTYVTTLESPKGQAKCHTLQNYCLLGCITCGTNYTVSLKAISETGLTSTCTYQGYSSSACCPSGVKLYRLGNNGIRVYWRPSDEMISYNTDLHGSKGNFTCAPSSGLSHCDITEIPCGDIYTVVVSPVTDKGLKLTFCPRKIYSVTCSGSSVGMGKSTQYIHSRSMMFVKHVSIM from the exons gtttctcTCTGTCTGTATACGATGTGACATCAAGAAGCATTTATCTCAGATGGCCCAAGTTTTCAGGAGCCTCTTCTTACAGAGTCACCGCTACAGCTGTGAATACTGTAGGCCATCCATTACTGGCTCATTTTAGTGATGTTACACTTAAAGGAACTCTAACTTCATTAATTCCCAATACTGTTTATGCTATACAAGCAGAAGCCATTGACAAGAATGGAATTATTCTTGCAGAAACACAGATTATGCAGTCAACTG CTCCAGACATACCTGTTATTGACCAAGCTTATTCAAAACTTAGCAACAGTATCACAGTGGAATGGAGAGCGGTACGTGGGGCTACTAGTTATCTGCTGACCGCACAGAATGGAGATTCCTTCACTGAAACTGTAGTTGCAAATTCTCCGGGCACAGTGACGGGACTGAAACCTGCCACCTTGTATAGAATCACTATCAGATCTATTAATTCAGGAGGAAAAAGCCAGCCTTCAcctttcagaaaagcaaaaacag TCCTGGCTGCTCCAATTCTGTCTGTTAGTTCTCCAAGTTGTGACTCCATTGCAGTAAGCTGGAAAGCTGTGTATATGGCAGCTGGATTCTCTGTGTCCCTCATGAGATCCGATGGTTTGGGCAGAATGCTGAAGGAGAACACCACCAATACCTCCTTGATATTTACAAATCTAGATCCAGGAACTCTCTATACTATCAAGGCATATGCCTGGACTGTCAGTGGGATACCTGGAGATGATTTCACATATAACCAAAGAACAA GTCCTAATGCACCAGCGGATGTTCAAGTAGCTTTTAATAGTGGTGCTTTAAGAGCTATCGTTTCTTGGATGCCAGCAGAAGGAGCTCTAACTTACAGTGTGACAGCCTCCAGTGGACTCTTGAAACTGAAGTGTAACACATCTTCTGCCTCCTGCATGGTGCCATCACTCCAGTGCGGCTCTGAATATTATGTTTCTGTCACAGCATACAATGATGCTGGATCCAGTAAACCTACTGATGCAGTAAGCTTAAAAACTA ttccttgCGCACCAGTAAATATATCAATTGAAGAGGATGAATCTGGCCACTTGTTGGTGTCATGGTCTAGTGTAAATTTTGGTCATTATTATGTGGTTTTTGTGAAGAGTGATGATGGCTTGGAAGTGCACTGCAACACATCACATACCCAATGCCATTTCCAGTCGGACTGTGGCTTCACTTATTTCATTAGTGTCTTTGCATATAACAAGGCAGGGCAGAGTCCTTTAGGTGATGTATTCAATTACACCACTG CCCCTTGTTGCCCCGGTGACTTCCAGGCCGTGTTGGTATCCAGCGACACGGTGCAGGTGAGCTGGGCTCCAGCCCGAGGCGCTGAAGTGTACGAGACGAGGGCCGTGGGCTGGCGCGGCACGATGCTCTGCAACGACTCCGCCACGGCCTGCACCTTGTCAGCTCTGCAGTGCAGCACCCGCTACAACATCGCGGTTTATTCTTTCAGTGAGGCCAGGGGCAGCAACACATCATGTGCATCCAAGGATGTAGCAACAG ctccCTGCAgtcctgaaattaaaaatatctcaaagGAGGCTCCTTCTGTAATCAGTGTGCACTGGCAATCTAACAATGAAGAAGCTACATATATTGTCACTGCCAGAGGAGAGGCTGGATTTTGGCATTGCACAAGCTCTGGAAATTCTTGTACCCTAATTAGTCTTCCCTGTGGATCTGCTTTCTCTGTTAGTGCTATAGCAAGATCACCAGCAGGACAGAGCTTACCAAGCTACAGTGTCCCTTTAGAGACAG ctCCTTGTTGCCCTAATGACCTGATACTAACTCAAGTGACACAGTCTGTAACAAATATCAGCTGGTCTGTTGGGATGGGTGCACAGACATATGTAACAACACTGGAGTCTCCAAAAGGGCAGGCAAAGTGTCACACTCTTCAAAACTACTGTCTGCTGGGATGCATCACTTGTGGCACCAACTATACAGTCTCTCTGAAAGCAATCAGTGAAACTGGTTTGACATCCACTTGCACATACCAAGGATATTCTTCCA GTGCTTGCTGCCCTTCTGGGGTGAAGCTATATAGGCTCGGCAATAATGGCATCAGGGTATACTGGCGACCTTCTGATGAAATGATAAGCTACAATACTGATTTACATGGCTCAAAAGGCAATTTCACCTGTGCCCCTAGCTCAGGTCTCAGTCACTGCGATATCACTGAAATACCTTGTGGGGATATCTACACAGTGGTAGTATCACCAGTTACTGATAAGGGACTGAAGCTTACATTTTGTCctagaaaaatatattcag TAACCTGTTCTGGAAGCTCCGTTGGAATGGGTAAGAGCACACAGTACATTCATTCCAGATCCATGATGTTTGTAAAACATGTTAGCATCATGTAA